The sequence GGCGCCCCGGCCGACCGGTTCCAGGGCCGCGATCCGCTCCAGCGCGGCGAGCTTGGGCGCGCCGGTGACCGAACCGCCGGGGCAGACCGCGCGCAGCAGCGCGGCCAGGCCCAGGCCGTGCGCGGGTGCCGCCGACACGGTCGACTCCGCCTGCCACAGGTCGCACCACCGGCGTACGGCGAACAGCTCGTCCACCCGCACCGAGCCGGTGCGGGCCACCCGGGCCAGGTCGTTGCGTTCCAGGTCGACGATCATGACGTGTTCGGCGCGTTCCTTGGCCGAGGCGAGCAGGTCCCGGCGTCCGGCGGGGGTGGCCGGCCGGGTGCCCTTGATCGGCCGGGTGACCAGGCGGCCGTGCTCGAGGGCGATCAGCGTCTCCGGTGAGGCGCAGCCGATGGCCCAGCCCGCCCCGGTCAGGGTGCCGCCGTAGCGGGCGCCGGGCAGCGCGGCCAGCCGCGCGAGGGCCGGCCGCGGGTCCCCGGCGTACGCGGCGGCGGCGTGGCCGACCAGGTTGACCTGGTAGACGTCGCCGCGGCCGATGGCGTCGCGTACCGCCGACACGGCGTTGGCGTGCTGGCGGGGGGTCCAGCTGTCGCACCACTGTCCCAGCCACCAGCCGCCGTCGGCGCCACCGGCGGCGGCGGGCCGCTGGTCGGTGTGCCCGTAGACGACCACCACCAGGTCGGGCAGCGCCGGCACCGGGCTGGGCGGACCGGGCGGGCCGCCGGCGGCCCGGGCCCCGGCGGCGGCGGACAGGTACAGGGCGGCGCCGCAGACGCCGTCCGGGTCGTGCGTGGCCGGGCGGGCCAGGTCGTCCAGGGCGATGCCGTGGGCGGCGAGGAACTCCTGGGCCAGCGCGGCGGGGTCACCGCCGTCGGCGGTCCACCACTGCAGGCGGGCCCGCTCCTCCAGCCGCGCCCGGCAGCCGGCCGGGGCGCCGGGTACGTCGATCATCCCGAGTGGGAGCGCTTCCACGCCGTGTGGCCCATTCTCGCTCATCCGTTCAGCTGATTTAACGGGAACGAGACGGAAGCGTGCTCGATGACGCGCGCTTCCGCTTGGTACTGTGCGTCACTGGTCATGTGAACCATGACACAGCACCCCCACAGTCCGGAGAACCCGATGTGCCAGCACCAACCCACCTGCCCCTCCGCCGAAGCGACCGACCGCGAAGCCGCCCGCGTCATCGCCTGCTTCCCTGAGCAGGGCTGGAGCCTGCTCTGCAACGGCGTCATCGTCTTCGAGGACACCGGCGAGTTGCTGCCCGACGGCAGCACCATCGCCCCGCACCGCGGCCCCGCCCGGCACGCCCTCGTCGCCTGATCCACGCACGCTGCGTGATCGCAGCGTGCGGCGTCGACCGGCCGCACCCGGCGCCGGTCGACGCCCCGTCCGGGGCGGCCCCACGACCGCCCCGGCACCCGCCCGTCAGCTCTCGAACGCCTCCGGCGAGGGGCACGAGCAGACCAGGTTACGGTCGCCGTACGCCCCGTCGATCCGCCGCACCGGCGGCCAGTACTTCCCCGCCCGGTCCACCCCGGCCGGGTACGCCCCCACCGACCGCGGATACGCGTGCGGCCACTCGTCCCCGCAGACCATCGCCGCCGTGTGCGGGGCGTTGCACAACGGATTGTCACCGGCCGGCCACTCGCCCGACGCCACCTTGTCGATCTCCGCCCGGATGGCGATCATCGCGTCGCAGAACCGGTCCAGCTCGGCGAGGTCCTCGCTCTCCGTCGGCTCCACCATCAGCGTCCCCGCCACCGGGAACGACATCGTCGGCGCGTGGAAGCCGTAGTCGATCAGCCGCTTCGCCACGTCGTCGACGCTCACCCCGGTCGCCCTGGTCAGCGGCCGCAGGTCCAGGATGCACTCGTGCGCCACCAGGCCCTTGTTGCCGGCGTACAGCACCGGGAAGTGGTCGCGCAGCCGCGCCGCCACGTAGTTCGCCGCCAGCACCGCCACCCCGGTCGCCCGGGTCAGCCCCTCCGCGCCCATCATCCGCAGGTACGCCCACGGAATCGGCAGGATCCCCGCCGACCCGTACCGGGCGGCCGAGATCGCCGGGCGGCCGTCCGCGCGCGCCCCCACCGGGTCGCCTGGCAGGAACGGCGCCAGGTGCGCCCGCACCGCCACCGGCCCCACCCCCGGCCCGCCGCCGCCGTGCGGAATGCAGAACGTCTTGTGCAGGTTCAGGTGCGACACGTCCGCCCCGAACCGGCCCGGCTTGGCGAACCCGACGAGGGCGTTCAGGTTCGCCCCGTCGACGTACACCTGGCCGCCGGCGTCGTGCACCTTCGCGCACAGCGACGCGATGCCCGTCTCGTACACCCCGTGCGTCGACGGGTACGTCACCATGATCGCCGCCAGGGCGTCCCGGTGCTTGTCGATCTTCGCGTCGAGGTCGACCAGGTCGACGTTGCCGTCCGCGTCACAGGCCACCACGGCCACCCGCATGCCGGCCATCACCGCCGACGCCGCGTTCGTGCCGTGCGCCGACGACGGGATCAGGCACACCTCCCGGTGCCCCTCACCGCGCTGCCGGTGGTACGCCCGGATGGCCAGCAGCCCGGCCAGCTCCCCCTGCGAGCCGGCGTTGGGCTGCACACTGACCGCGTCGTACCCGGTCACCTCCGCCAGCCAGTCCTCCAGCTGGCCGATCAGCTCCCGGTACCCGGCGGTCTGCTCCGCCGGCGCGAACGGGTGCAGGTGAGCGAACTCGGGCCAGGTGATCGCCTCCATCTCGGTGGTGGCGTTCAGCTTCATCGTGCACGAGCCCAGCGGGATCATGCCCCGGTCCAGGGCGTAGTCGAAGTCGGACAACCGCCGCAGGTAGCGCAGCATCGCCGTCTCCGAGTGGTGGCTGCGGAACACCGGGTGAGCGAGGAAGTCCGAGCTCCGGGCCAGCACCGCCGGCAGTTCCGCGGCCACCTCACCGTCGACGCCGTCGACGCCGAACGCCGCCCACACCGCCGCCAGGTGCGCGAGCGTGGTCGTCTCGTCGCAGGAGATCCCCACCCGGTCGGCGTCGACCAGCCGCAGGTTGACGTTCCGCTCGGCCGCCGCGGCCACCACCTCGGCCGCCCGCCCCGGAACCGTCACGGTCAGCGTGTCGAAGAACGCCACGTCGGCCACGTCGACGCCGCCGGCCCGCAGCCCGGCCGCCAGCCGCGCCGCCATCTCGTGGGTACGCCGGGCGATCGCCCGCAACCCGTCCGGGCCGTGGTAGACGGCGTACATGCCGGCCATCACGGCCAGCAGCACCTGCGCGGTGCAGATGTTGCTGGTCGCCTTCTCCCGGCGGATGTGCTGCTCGCGGGTCTGCAACGCCAGCCGGTACGCCCGGTTGCCGTCGGCGTCCTTCGACACGCCGACCAGCCGGCCGGGCAGCATCCGCTCCAGGCCCGCCCGCACCGCCAGGTAGCCGGCGTGCGGCCCACCGAAACCCATCGGCACACCGAACCGCTGGGTGGTGCCGGCGGCGATGTCGGCGCCGATCTCGCCCGGCGGGCGCAGCAGCGTCAACGCCAGCAGGTCCGCGGCCACGCACACCAGCGCCCCGACCGCGTGGGCCGCCTCGACCAGGCCGGCGTGGTCACGCACCGCCCCGGACGCCCCCGGGTACTGCAGGTGCAGGCCGAAGAACTCCTCCGGCAGCGCGTCCCGCTCGACGTCGACCACCCGCACCTCGACGCCGAGCGGCTCGGCCCGGCTGGTGATCACCGCGATGGTCTGCGGCAGCGTGTCCGCGTCCACCACGTACACGCTGCTCTTGCTCTTGGCCGCGCGGCGGGCCAGGGTCATCGCCTCCGCCGCCGCGGTGCCCTCGTCGAGCATGGACGCGTTCGCGGTGGTCAGCCCGGTCAGGTCGGTCACCATGGTCTGGAAGTTCAGCAGCGCCTCCAGCCGGCCCTGGCTGATCTCCGGCTGGTACGGCGTGTACGCCGTGTACCACGCCGGGTTCTCCAACACGTTGCGGCGGATCACCGCCGGGGTGTGCGTGCCGTGATAGCCCAGGCCGATCATCGACACGGCCACGGTGTTGCGGGCCGCCAGGGCCCGCAGCTCGGCGATCGCCTCCCGCTCGCTGGCCGGCGCCGGCAGATCCAGGGTGCCGTGCCAGCGGATCACCTCGGGAATCGCGGCGTCCATCAGCTCGTCGATCGAGCCGTAGCCGACCGTTTCCAACATCCGGCGCTCGGCGTCCGGGTCGGGACCGATGTGCCGGTCGGCGAACTGCTCTGCGGTCATGCGCTGCGCTCCTTGTCGGGGCGAGGTCGACAGGTCGGCCTCCCCCTGAGTCGCGCTCACGCGCTCCACAGTGCCTGCCCACGTGGTCCTTTTGCCTGAGAGGTTCCGGGGAGGAATCTGCCCCTTCGGCGCCGCCCGGGGTGTTTCCGGGCGGTCTCTCCCGCGTGGGTGGTACCGGCACGGTCAACGCTACCAGCGCCCGTGTTTCCGGCTCAGCTCCTCCCCACCCGGCTGGGCTACACCGCCGCCGACGCCCCGGCGACGGCGGGCACCGCCGGGCCGGCGACCCGGTCGGCCAGCGCGGGCAGCACCTCACCCAGCGGCCGGTCCACCGTCAGGGCGGCGTACCCGTCGCCGCGGGTCGGCCCCTGGTTGACGATGGCGACGGGAATGCCCCGTTTCGCCGCCCGGATCACGAACCGGCGCCCCGACATGACCGTCAACGACGAGCCGAGCACCAGCACCGCCCCAGCCCGCTCGACCAGGGCGAAACAGTCCGCGACGCGGCGCGCGGGCACGGTCTCGCCGAAGAACACCACATCCGGTTTCAGCATGCCGGTGCCGCAGACGCCGCAGTCGACGGTCCGGAACCCGGCGACCGCCTCGTCGGGCAGGTCCACGTCGCCGTCGGGGTTGACCTGGGCCACCTGCGCGGCGAAGCCCGGGTTGGCCTCGCGCAGCCGCCGGTCCAGCTCCTCCCGGGAGGTCAGGTTGCCGCAGTCCAGGCACACCACCTCGTCGAGCCGGCCGTGCAGCTCGACCACCCCGGTGCTGCCGGCCGCCGTGTGCAGCCCGTCGACGTTCTGCGTGATGATCCCGTCGACCAGGCCCGCGTGCTGCAGCCGCGTCACCGCCCGGTGCCCCGCGTTCGGGGCGGCCCGGGCGATCAGCCGCCAGCCCAGGTGGCTGCGCGCCCAGTAGCGCCGCCGCGCGTCCGGGTCCCCGGTGAACGTCTGATAGGTCATCGGGGTGTGCTGGCGGGCCGCGCCGCTGGGCCCCCGGTAGTCCGGGATGCCCGACTCGGTGGACAACCCGGCGCCGCTGAGCACCACCACGCCCCCGGCGCCCACCAACCGGGCCAACGCGTCGAAGGTCTGCCTCACCCGTCCATGCTGCCTCAACGGCCGCCCCACGGCGACCGGTGCGTGACTCACGCGCTCGCCCGCCCGGCGGCCCCGCCCGGCGACTAGGTTGAGGGCATGCGAGTCGTCATCGCCGGAGGCCACGGCAAGATCGCCAAGCTGCTGGAACGGGAACTCGTCGGGCGCGGCGACACGGTCGTGGGGTTGATCCGTAACCCCGACCACACCGCCGCGCTGCACGCCGCCGGCGCCGAGCCGGTCGTCGCCGACCTGGAACACAGCGACGTCGACACCGTCGCCGCCCACCTGGCCGGCGCGGACGCGGTGGTGTTCGCCGCCGGGGCCGGGCCGGGCAGCGGCGCCGCCCGCAAGGACACCGTCGACCGAGGCGGCGCCGTGCTGCTCGCCGACGCCGCGCAACGCGCCGGCGTCCGCCGCTACCTGCTGGTCTCCTCGATGGGCGTGGACGCCCCGCCCAAGCCCGGCAGCGACGAGGTGTGGGCGGCGTACCTGCGGGCGAAGAAGGCCGCCGAGGTCGAGGTCACCGGCCGGGACCTCGAGGTGACCGTGCTGCGTCCCGGACGGCTCACCGACGACCAGCCCGTCGGGCGGATCACCCTCGCCCGGCACGTCGACCCCGGCGAGGTCACCCGCGCCGACGTGGCCCGGGTCCTGCTCGCGCTCCTCTACGAGCCGGCCACCGCCGGGCTGACCCTGGAACTGGTCGGCGGAGAGACGCCGATCGCCGAGGCGATCGGCGCGGCCGCCGCCCGCTGACCCGCCAGCCGGCGCGGGGCCCTGATGCCGTTCGGCCCGCCGGTCGAATGACCGGCGGGCCGAACCCTGGTCAGCGTTGGTGGCGGGGTGCCGCCGCGACCCGTACCCGGCTGCCGCCCACCGCGGCCGGGCCGCCGGCGCCGACGGCCGGGGCCGAGCCACCGGCGCCGACCGCCGGGCTGCCGGTGGGCGCCGCCGCGACACGGATACCCGCCGGCGCGCCGGCGGTGACCTCGGCGGCGAGCCGCTGCATCGTCCGCGCCAACTGCTCGCTGCCGTCGTCCAGGTGCCGGGCCGCCGCCTGCATGTGCGACATCATCATTTCGCCGAAGATCCGCAACGCCTCCCGGGTGGCCACGGAATCGTCGAAATTCGCCCCGGAGCTGTTGCGGTAGTCCGCCACCGCCCGCTCGGCCTCCTGCTTGGCCTCCTCCGCCGCCGCACGCATGTAGCTCTCGTACTGCTTGCGGGCGTACTCGGCCACCCGCTGGGCGTAGTCGTGGGCCTGGGCGATGATCTGCTCGGCCTCCCGCTGCGCGGCCGACAACAGGTTGACCTCCTTCGCCGCGGGCAGCTTCGCCGCCGCGCCGGTGCTGGGAATCACCCCGTGCCGGTGCAGCTCCAGGTGGTCGTTGAGCCGCTCGTTCTCCGCCCGCAGGTTCGCCACCTGCGTCGCCAGCGCATCCAGCTCGTCGGCCACCTGCATCCGGAACCGGTCCACGTCCGTCGGCTCGTACCCCCGGCGGGTGAACGACGCCGCGCCGAACTCCCACCGGCGCACCCGGTCCGCGGTCAACCGGACCTGCACGCTGGCGACCTGAGCCCCGTCATAGCGGCCGATCGGGGTCGCGCTCACCGGGCCCCCCTTCCGTTCGCGACTGCGAGGCTCGCGAGCTCACTCCTCGCGCTCACCGGACACCTCCGGAATCGTCAGGGGCGGTCGAATCCCGCCACGTCGGCCCGTACCAGTGCTTGCCGAAACCCTCGTGGTGCAGCTGACCGGCCTGGTAACCCGCCCTGGTCAACGCCGCCACCGAATAACTGACCATCTCGTCCGAGCCGCAGATGTACACGTGCCGGGACCGCCAGTCGCCGTCGGCCAGCGCCCGATCCACCACCTGCCCGAACTCCCCCGGCTGCTGGAGGTGCAACCCCACCACATAGGTGACGGCCAACCACGGGTACGACGCCGCCAGCTTCTCGATCGTGTCGTTGTCGTAGAACTCGCCGGGCGAGCGGGCACCCACGTACAGGTCGACCCGGCGGCGGGAATTCTCCGCGGCGACCTGCTCCACCAGCGCCTTCAACGGCGCCCAGCCGGTACCGCTGGCCAGCAGCAGCAGATCCGCCGACCCGGCCGGCCGCAGCGTCAACCGGTCCCCCACCGGGGCGGCCAGGTGGATCTGGTCACCCACCGCGCACCCGTACACCAGCCGCGACGACACCGCCCCACCCGGCGCCGCCCGCACGTGCAGCTCCAGCGTGCCGTCCCCGCGCGGCGCGTTCGCCGGCGAGTAGTACCGCCACGCCCGCACCGCCGGATGGGACACCCCGATCGACTGGCCCGGCGTGAACGGCAGCAGGTACTGCGGGCGCACCGTCAACACCGCCAGGTCGAACGACCGCCGCTCGTGCCCGAGGATCTCCGCCACCCACCACGGCGGGTTCACCGCCTCGGCCGCCTGCGCAGCATCGATCATCACCTGCGAGACGAGCCCGTACGCGGCCGTCCAGTCCTGCTCCAGTTCCTCCGTCCACGCCTCGCCGAGGAAATGCCGCAACGTCGCCAGCAGGGCCTCCCCGACCGCCGGGTAGTGCTCGGCGCGCACCGCGAACTTACGGTGGTCGGCGCCGAGATCCTGCAGGAACCCGACCAGGCCGTCGACCTGGTCCACGTGGGACACGATGTGCCCCAACGCGGACACCAGACGATCCCGCTGCCCGGCCATGTTCGCCGGGAACATCTGCCGAACCTCTGGGTAGGCCAGGAACAACGTCGAATAGAAGTAGAGCGGCACCTGGTCGCCGTACGCGGCGACCTGCGACCAGCTCTGCTTCAGCCGTGCCGCGTCCACACTCAGACGCCCGTCCCGTGCGCCGGAGCCACCACCTGGTCCTGCACCTTCTCCAGGACAACCTGCACGTCGGCGATGATGTCCCCCGGCACGCCCAGCTCGGCCAACGTCCCGGTCAAGTGCTCACCAACCAGAACGTAGTGCGCCACCGGGATGTTCAACGGCCGGTGCGCCTCGGCCAACTCCCGGCCGGCGTACTCGTTCGGCCCGCCGAGCACCACCGTCAGCATCAGCGCCAGATGCCGCCGCTGCTCCACCAAGTTGACGTCGGCGAAGTAGCCGGCCAACTCCGGGTCGGCGAGCACCTTGTCGTAGAACAGCGCCACCGCCGCCTTGACCGAACTGGCGCCGCCGATGCGCTCGTAGTGAGAAGGCGCGGTCTCTTCCGTAGTTACCGTCACGTCGTTCCTTCCAGGATGCACGCCGGTCGGCGCGGAGGGGCAACCGGTCGGCTGGTGGGCATTTGCCCCGTGACGTCAATGCCAGCACGACCGTGTGGGACCTTAGCGCGCCAACCGGACAAGGTCACGACCGCCCTATCAGATTCTTGACAACGGCCGAGTGGACAGCAGCCCCATCATCCGCACGGCCGTCCCGCGGCAGCAAGCGCAGAAGCTCACAGCCCGTCACCGACGGCGGACCGACCCACGAGACACACTCCACTGTGGACCACGGTCACCCATTCGGCAACCGTCCGTGACCAAACGGCTAACCACAGAACCCGCCGGTCCCGCCAACCGGACCACCAGCCCGGCAACCCCGACACACTGCGTCACCAACGCAAGATCGCGTCGGGGCTGCGGCCCCGACGCGATCTTCGTAACCCTGGGGGTATGCCTCGCCAGCTCAGCCGGCCCGGCGGCGCGCCCGCCGCGCCGCCAACTCGTCACCCACCGACTCCGGTGACTCCGGTGACTCCGCCGCCGGCGGCGGTCCACCCACCGGCTCCGCCGGCAGATGCGACAACGAACCCTGGATCTCCTTGAAGGCACCACCGATCGCGATGCCGAACACCCCCTGGCCGCCCTGCAACAGGTCGACCACCTCCTCCGGGGACCGGCACTCGTACACCGACGTCCCGTCGGAGATCAACGTGATGCCCGCCAGATCCTCCACCCCACGCGACCGCAACGCCTCGATCGCCTTCCGGATGTTCTGCAACGACACCCCGGCGTCCAACAGCCGCTTCACGACCTTCAACACCACGAGATCACGGAAGGAGTACAGCCGGGACGTCCCCGACCCCGACGCATCCCGCACGCTCGGCACGACCAGAGCCGTGCGCGCCCAGTAGTCCAACTGCCGGTAGCTGATCCCCACCGCGTGGCAGGCCGTCACACCCCGGTAGCCGACCTCACCGTCACCGCCCGGCTCGGAC comes from Micromonospora viridifaciens and encodes:
- a CDS encoding chorismate-binding protein, with protein sequence MSENGPHGVEALPLGMIDVPGAPAGCRARLEERARLQWWTADGGDPAALAQEFLAAHGIALDDLARPATHDPDGVCGAALYLSAAAGARAAGGPPGPPSPVPALPDLVVVVYGHTDQRPAAAGGADGGWWLGQWCDSWTPRQHANAVSAVRDAIGRGDVYQVNLVGHAAAAYAGDPRPALARLAALPGARYGGTLTGAGWAIGCASPETLIALEHGRLVTRPIKGTRPATPAGRRDLLASAKERAEHVMIVDLERNDLARVARTGSVRVDELFAVRRWCDLWQAESTVSAAPAHGLGLAALLRAVCPGGSVTGAPKLAALERIAALEPVGRGASMGALGWVGAGRIDLGLTIRTVAADAQRLHLWAGGGITWGSDPAAEVAEAAAKAAPVRALLAAG
- a CDS encoding DUF5999 family protein — its product is MCQHQPTCPSAEATDREAARVIACFPEQGWSLLCNGVIVFEDTGELLPDGSTIAPHRGPARHALVA
- the gcvP gene encoding aminomethyl-transferring glycine dehydrogenase, giving the protein MTAEQFADRHIGPDPDAERRMLETVGYGSIDELMDAAIPEVIRWHGTLDLPAPASEREAIAELRALAARNTVAVSMIGLGYHGTHTPAVIRRNVLENPAWYTAYTPYQPEISQGRLEALLNFQTMVTDLTGLTTANASMLDEGTAAAEAMTLARRAAKSKSSVYVVDADTLPQTIAVITSRAEPLGVEVRVVDVERDALPEEFFGLHLQYPGASGAVRDHAGLVEAAHAVGALVCVAADLLALTLLRPPGEIGADIAAGTTQRFGVPMGFGGPHAGYLAVRAGLERMLPGRLVGVSKDADGNRAYRLALQTREQHIRREKATSNICTAQVLLAVMAGMYAVYHGPDGLRAIARRTHEMAARLAAGLRAGGVDVADVAFFDTLTVTVPGRAAEVVAAAAERNVNLRLVDADRVGISCDETTTLAHLAAVWAAFGVDGVDGEVAAELPAVLARSSDFLAHPVFRSHHSETAMLRYLRRLSDFDYALDRGMIPLGSCTMKLNATTEMEAITWPEFAHLHPFAPAEQTAGYRELIGQLEDWLAEVTGYDAVSVQPNAGSQGELAGLLAIRAYHRQRGEGHREVCLIPSSAHGTNAASAVMAGMRVAVVACDADGNVDLVDLDAKIDKHRDALAAIMVTYPSTHGVYETGIASLCAKVHDAGGQVYVDGANLNALVGFAKPGRFGADVSHLNLHKTFCIPHGGGGPGVGPVAVRAHLAPFLPGDPVGARADGRPAISAARYGSAGILPIPWAYLRMMGAEGLTRATGVAVLAANYVAARLRDHFPVLYAGNKGLVAHECILDLRPLTRATGVSVDDVAKRLIDYGFHAPTMSFPVAGTLMVEPTESEDLAELDRFCDAMIAIRAEIDKVASGEWPAGDNPLCNAPHTAAMVCGDEWPHAYPRSVGAYPAGVDRAGKYWPPVRRIDGAYGDRNLVCSCPSPEAFES
- a CDS encoding NAD-dependent protein deacetylase; this translates as MRQTFDALARLVGAGGVVVLSGAGLSTESGIPDYRGPSGAARQHTPMTYQTFTGDPDARRRYWARSHLGWRLIARAAPNAGHRAVTRLQHAGLVDGIITQNVDGLHTAAGSTGVVELHGRLDEVVCLDCGNLTSREELDRRLREANPGFAAQVAQVNPDGDVDLPDEAVAGFRTVDCGVCGTGMLKPDVVFFGETVPARRVADCFALVERAGAVLVLGSSLTVMSGRRFVIRAAKRGIPVAIVNQGPTRGDGYAALTVDRPLGEVLPALADRVAGPAVPAVAGASAAV
- a CDS encoding SDR family oxidoreductase, producing the protein MRVVIAGGHGKIAKLLERELVGRGDTVVGLIRNPDHTAALHAAGAEPVVADLEHSDVDTVAAHLAGADAVVFAAGAGPGSGAARKDTVDRGGAVLLADAAQRAGVRRYLLVSSMGVDAPPKPGSDEVWAAYLRAKKAAEVEVTGRDLEVTVLRPGRLTDDQPVGRITLARHVDPGEVTRADVARVLLALLYEPATAGLTLELVGGETPIAEAIGAAAAR
- a CDS encoding DivIVA domain-containing protein; this translates as MSATPIGRYDGAQVASVQVRLTADRVRRWEFGAASFTRRGYEPTDVDRFRMQVADELDALATQVANLRAENERLNDHLELHRHGVIPSTGAAAKLPAAKEVNLLSAAQREAEQIIAQAHDYAQRVAEYARKQYESYMRAAAEEAKQEAERAVADYRNSSGANFDDSVATREALRIFGEMMMSHMQAAARHLDDGSEQLARTMQRLAAEVTAGAPAGIRVAAAPTGSPAVGAGGSAPAVGAGGPAAVGGSRVRVAAAPRHQR
- a CDS encoding globin domain-containing protein; its protein translation is MDAARLKQSWSQVAAYGDQVPLYFYSTLFLAYPEVRQMFPANMAGQRDRLVSALGHIVSHVDQVDGLVGFLQDLGADHRKFAVRAEHYPAVGEALLATLRHFLGEAWTEELEQDWTAAYGLVSQVMIDAAQAAEAVNPPWWVAEILGHERRSFDLAVLTVRPQYLLPFTPGQSIGVSHPAVRAWRYYSPANAPRGDGTLELHVRAAPGGAVSSRLVYGCAVGDQIHLAAPVGDRLTLRPAGSADLLLLASGTGWAPLKALVEQVAAENSRRRVDLYVGARSPGEFYDNDTIEKLAASYPWLAVTYVVGLHLQQPGEFGQVVDRALADGDWRSRHVYICGSDEMVSYSVAALTRAGYQAGQLHHEGFGKHWYGPTWRDSTAPDDSGGVR
- a CDS encoding group I truncated hemoglobin — protein: MTVTTEETAPSHYERIGGASSVKAAVALFYDKVLADPELAGYFADVNLVEQRRHLALMLTVVLGGPNEYAGRELAEAHRPLNIPVAHYVLVGEHLTGTLAELGVPGDIIADVQVVLEKVQDQVVAPAHGTGV
- a CDS encoding MerR family transcriptional regulator gives rise to the protein MHEPRDPDPSTTAQPAGAVWSEPGGDGEVGYRGVTACHAVGISYRQLDYWARTALVVPSVRDASGSGTSRLYSFRDLVVLKVVKRLLDAGVSLQNIRKAIEALRSRGVEDLAGITLISDGTSVYECRSPEEVVDLLQGGQGVFGIAIGGAFKEIQGSLSHLPAEPVGGPPPAAESPESPESVGDELAARRARRRAG